In Pyxidicoccus trucidator, a single genomic region encodes these proteins:
- a CDS encoding metallophosphoesterase, with translation MSTLVPSVAYLTDVEGLWKKLTRFCEDNPLVSLEDGERLVVKPGATFVFGGDAIDRGPDGRRVVRTLLEARRRQPSQVVLLAGNRDINKLRLVRELRGHPLARTPPEMRSAPRPVLLRWIFENTMGARGAFDFRKAELARSGAPVSDEDVVDSYLEDLGPGGALRDYLSACQLTFRVGPTLFLHGGLHEDSLGAVPSRERVEGVDAWSEALNQWYRDQLAAFSEERFEADGRPAWEAVIAYQAPTPGQRINTGSVVYGRMANERNHPTLPSPGLIETLARSGIHRVVVGHTPSGDCPSLLIDDGFELLLADNSYGRVEGASRVFLAGDRVQIEGEVKLDDGRLEQLRFEHVLGDTAGPLGRQLADTGHLVKGPLLSGEWLLFRALPEFRMEQLAVDPSTLVGRALGPARAP, from the coding sequence ATGTCGACGCTCGTGCCTTCCGTCGCCTACCTCACCGACGTGGAGGGCCTCTGGAAGAAGCTGACCCGCTTCTGTGAGGACAATCCGCTCGTGTCCCTTGAGGACGGAGAGCGCCTGGTGGTGAAGCCGGGCGCGACCTTCGTCTTCGGGGGAGACGCCATCGACCGGGGCCCCGACGGGCGGCGCGTGGTGCGCACGCTCCTGGAGGCCCGGCGCCGGCAGCCCTCGCAGGTGGTGCTGCTGGCGGGCAACCGCGACATCAACAAGCTGCGGCTGGTGCGCGAGCTGCGGGGCCACCCGCTGGCCCGCACGCCTCCGGAGATGCGCAGCGCGCCCCGGCCCGTGCTGCTGCGGTGGATTTTCGAGAACACCATGGGCGCGCGCGGAGCCTTCGACTTCCGCAAGGCCGAGCTGGCCCGCTCCGGCGCGCCCGTGAGCGACGAGGACGTGGTGGACAGCTACCTCGAGGACCTTGGTCCCGGGGGCGCGCTACGTGACTACCTCTCCGCGTGCCAGCTCACCTTCCGCGTGGGCCCGACGCTGTTCCTCCACGGAGGACTGCACGAGGACAGCCTCGGCGCGGTGCCCTCCCGGGAGCGCGTGGAGGGCGTGGACGCCTGGAGCGAGGCCCTCAACCAGTGGTACCGCGACCAACTCGCGGCCTTCTCCGAGGAGCGCTTCGAGGCGGATGGCCGGCCCGCCTGGGAGGCCGTCATCGCCTATCAGGCGCCCACTCCGGGCCAGCGCATCAACACCGGCAGCGTCGTGTACGGGCGCATGGCCAACGAGCGCAACCACCCCACCCTGCCCTCGCCGGGCCTCATCGAGACGCTCGCGCGCTCGGGCATCCACCGGGTGGTGGTGGGCCACACCCCCAGCGGCGACTGTCCCTCCCTGCTGATTGACGACGGCTTCGAGCTGCTCCTCGCGGACAACTCCTATGGCCGGGTGGAGGGCGCCTCGCGCGTCTTCCTCGCCGGGGACCGGGTCCAGATAGAGGGTGAGGTGAAGCTGGACGATGGGCGGCTGGAGCAGCTCCGCTTCGAGCACGTGCTCGGCGACACCGCGGGCCCCCTGGGCCGGCAGCTCGCCGACACCGGGCACCTGGTGAAGGGGCCCCTCCTGAGCGGGGAGTGGCTGCTGTTCCGCGCGCTGCCGGAGTTCCGAATGGAGCAGCTCGCGGTGGATCCAAGCACGCTCGTGGGGCGGGCACTCGGCCCGGCACGCGCCCCCTGA
- a CDS encoding protein adenylyltransferase SelO: MPHFHSRFVESTPGDPLSDRRPRQVQGALWSKVQPTPVPAPRLVAWSPEVARLLGLDEATLRSPEAVQVLAGNALWPGMEPYSANYGGHQFGRWAGQLGDGRAIVLGELLTPDGTRQELQLKGAGPTPYSRRADGRAVLRSSIREFLCSEAMHHLGVPTTRALSLVATGEPVIRDMFYDGNPEAEPGAIVCRVAPSFLRFGNFELCASRGDVALLKQLADYTLKHFFAELGAPSKETYAAFYREVARRTAKLIAHWQAVGFVHGVMNTDNMSILGLTIDYGPYGWVDDFNPGWTPNTTDAEQRRYRFGNQPAIGLWNVERLGAALMPLFEEDESLVEAGLLEYQRTFEVEAGRRFAAKLGLSSLRDEADVALVNGCFAWLAAEETDMTRFFRGLSRVVTQAAAPTSLPPVVRETFYGEVPEAHVAKGVEWLAAWWNRTRSEDAPPAELARRLDAVNPKYVLRNWLAQEAIDAAHAGDDAKVHALLDVMRRPFDDQPGHEEYAAKRPDWARSKPGCSALSCSS; encoded by the coding sequence ATGCCGCACTTCCACTCCCGCTTCGTCGAATCCACCCCCGGAGACCCGCTCAGCGACCGCCGCCCGCGTCAGGTGCAGGGGGCGCTCTGGTCCAAGGTCCAGCCGACGCCCGTGCCCGCCCCCCGGCTGGTGGCCTGGTCGCCCGAAGTGGCCCGGCTGCTGGGACTGGACGAGGCCACGCTGCGCTCCCCCGAGGCAGTGCAGGTGCTGGCAGGCAACGCGCTCTGGCCGGGAATGGAGCCGTACTCCGCCAACTACGGCGGGCATCAGTTCGGCCGGTGGGCCGGGCAGCTCGGGGATGGCCGCGCCATCGTCCTCGGCGAGCTGCTGACGCCCGACGGCACGCGCCAGGAATTGCAGCTCAAGGGCGCGGGGCCCACGCCCTACTCCCGCCGTGCCGATGGCCGCGCGGTGCTGCGCTCGTCCATCCGTGAGTTCCTGTGCAGCGAGGCGATGCACCACCTGGGCGTGCCCACCACCCGCGCGCTGTCGCTGGTGGCGACGGGCGAGCCGGTCATCCGGGACATGTTCTACGACGGCAACCCCGAGGCCGAGCCCGGCGCCATCGTCTGCCGCGTCGCTCCGTCCTTCCTCCGCTTCGGCAACTTCGAGCTCTGCGCGAGCCGCGGAGACGTGGCGCTGCTGAAGCAGCTGGCGGACTACACGCTCAAGCACTTCTTCGCGGAGCTCGGCGCGCCGTCGAAGGAGACGTACGCGGCCTTCTACCGCGAGGTCGCGCGACGCACGGCGAAGCTCATCGCCCACTGGCAGGCCGTCGGGTTCGTCCATGGCGTGATGAACACCGACAACATGTCGATTCTCGGCCTCACCATCGACTACGGCCCCTACGGCTGGGTCGACGACTTCAACCCCGGCTGGACTCCCAACACCACCGACGCCGAGCAGCGGCGCTACCGCTTCGGCAACCAGCCCGCGATTGGCCTGTGGAACGTCGAGCGGCTGGGCGCGGCGCTGATGCCCCTCTTCGAGGAGGACGAGTCCCTCGTCGAGGCGGGACTGCTGGAGTACCAGCGCACCTTCGAGGTGGAGGCCGGCAGGCGTTTCGCGGCGAAGCTCGGGCTGTCATCGCTACGTGACGAGGCCGACGTCGCGCTGGTGAACGGCTGCTTTGCCTGGCTCGCGGCGGAGGAGACAGACATGACTCGCTTCTTTCGCGGGCTTTCCAGGGTCGTAACCCAGGCGGCGGCGCCTACCTCCCTGCCCCCGGTGGTGCGGGAGACCTTCTATGGAGAGGTCCCCGAGGCCCACGTGGCGAAGGGCGTCGAGTGGCTCGCGGCCTGGTGGAACCGCACCCGCAGTGAAGACGCGCCCCCCGCGGAGCTGGCGAGGCGACTGGACGCAGTGAATCCAAAGTACGTCCTGCGCAACTGGCTGGCGCAGGAGGCCATCGACGCGGCCCATGCGGGCGATGACGCCAAGGTACACGCCCTCCTGGACGTGATGCGTAGGCCCTTCGACGACCAGCCCGGACACGAGGAGTACGCGGCGAAGCGCCCGGACTGGGCCCGCTCGAAGCCGGGGTGCTCGGCCCTCTCCTGCAGCTCGTAG
- a CDS encoding methyl-accepting chemotaxis protein, whose protein sequence is MDSHHLLRRLLRLATLGCALLLHFVLTPVAQAADAGRPVALLDGWHYRWGDSPVGADGVPVWAKESGDLQGWRPTPAAKLPPDRGDNAFLWLSIPVTDGGWTEPALYLGEVASAFEVYVNGQRVFVSGQLKPSGNEVRENLTWHLVPLPHEALGKRVLLRIQSTKPTIGVGQGARVGARHELLAALTRDNQAPFAMGILLIAVSLGAGGAFALHWRRRMLAGLAVFSFSGGLILIGLSGLPAAVWDAPALSARGTTLGIVLLVPGLMAFVSDAILENRRNWFQRGSVWYSALSLVFALIAVVDHGTAQVVQVVALPLALLMLLVGLGVALAEAWQGNPDARFFVLGQAGLVISIAITVLPVLGVVDTSVGNVTHWGYVALTLSLLAVVARRAIQVVTALETHTRQLEARQKEVRSLAERMNTGAGELATVVQQLRSSSDEQTEGVSRQAAALQEAEQTVREIRRSSQMTAEKASTLAASAEGAEQVGREGMAALEKTLSDLAAIRSEVSEMARRILALDDQTREVSGIVDSVKDLADQSNMLAINAAIEAARSGESGKGFGVVAREMRGLADQSIRATHRIREVLDGVSTSMREAARFSEKGDERVRLSLDAVRTSSAQFQELAVIIADTGSSVRQISAAVSAQDAGTHQMAQAIQELSGQMQRTLKTVQETQEATRSVQLLAESMSLMADQTLGANNGTVAPTAQAR, encoded by the coding sequence ATGGATTCGCACCACCTCCTTCGCCGGCTCCTGCGCCTTGCCACCCTGGGCTGCGCGCTCTTGCTGCACTTCGTCCTGACTCCCGTGGCCCAAGCAGCCGACGCGGGGCGTCCTGTCGCCCTGCTCGACGGCTGGCATTACCGCTGGGGTGACTCGCCCGTGGGAGCGGATGGCGTTCCCGTCTGGGCCAAGGAGTCCGGCGACCTGCAGGGTTGGCGCCCGACGCCGGCGGCCAAGCTGCCTCCGGACCGTGGCGACAACGCCTTCCTGTGGCTCAGCATCCCCGTTACCGATGGCGGCTGGACCGAGCCTGCCCTCTACCTGGGTGAAGTCGCCTCGGCGTTCGAGGTGTATGTGAACGGCCAGCGCGTCTTCGTGAGCGGGCAGCTGAAGCCGTCCGGCAACGAGGTCCGTGAGAACCTGACGTGGCACCTGGTGCCCCTGCCGCACGAGGCGCTCGGCAAGCGGGTGCTGCTGCGCATCCAGTCCACCAAGCCCACCATCGGCGTGGGCCAGGGCGCCCGAGTGGGAGCGCGGCACGAGCTGCTCGCCGCCCTCACCCGTGACAACCAGGCGCCCTTCGCCATGGGCATCCTCCTGATCGCCGTGTCCCTTGGGGCCGGCGGAGCCTTCGCCCTGCACTGGCGGCGGCGCATGCTCGCGGGACTGGCCGTCTTCTCCTTCAGCGGAGGCCTCATCCTGATCGGCCTGAGCGGCCTGCCCGCGGCCGTCTGGGATGCGCCTGCCCTCTCGGCCCGGGGGACGACGCTGGGCATCGTCCTGCTCGTGCCGGGCCTCATGGCGTTCGTCTCGGATGCCATCCTCGAGAACCGGAGGAACTGGTTCCAGCGGGGCTCGGTCTGGTACTCCGCCCTTTCCCTCGTCTTCGCCTTGATTGCCGTGGTGGACCACGGCACCGCCCAGGTCGTGCAGGTGGTCGCCCTGCCCCTCGCGCTCCTCATGCTGCTGGTCGGCCTGGGCGTCGCGTTGGCCGAGGCGTGGCAGGGCAACCCCGACGCCCGCTTCTTCGTCCTGGGGCAGGCGGGCCTCGTCATCTCCATCGCCATCACCGTGCTGCCCGTCCTTGGCGTGGTGGACACGTCGGTCGGCAACGTCACTCACTGGGGCTACGTCGCGCTCACCCTGTCGCTGCTGGCGGTGGTCGCCCGCCGGGCCATCCAGGTGGTCACCGCGCTGGAGACGCACACCCGCCAGCTCGAGGCACGTCAGAAGGAAGTTCGCAGCCTGGCGGAGCGCATGAACACCGGCGCCGGCGAGCTGGCTACCGTGGTGCAGCAGCTGCGCTCGTCGAGCGACGAGCAGACCGAGGGCGTCAGCCGGCAGGCCGCGGCGCTCCAGGAGGCGGAGCAGACGGTGCGGGAGATCCGCCGCAGCTCGCAGATGACGGCCGAGAAGGCCTCCACGCTCGCGGCCTCGGCCGAGGGCGCCGAGCAGGTGGGCCGTGAGGGCATGGCGGCCCTGGAGAAGACGCTGTCGGACCTCGCGGCCATCCGCTCCGAGGTGTCCGAGATGGCCCGGCGCATCCTCGCGCTCGATGACCAGACGCGGGAGGTCTCCGGCATCGTGGACTCGGTGAAGGACCTCGCGGACCAGTCCAACATGCTGGCCATCAACGCCGCCATCGAAGCCGCGCGCAGCGGCGAGAGCGGCAAGGGCTTCGGCGTGGTGGCGCGGGAGATGCGCGGCCTCGCGGACCAGTCCATCCGCGCCACGCACCGCATCCGCGAGGTGCTCGACGGCGTGAGCACCAGCATGCGCGAGGCCGCCCGGTTCAGCGAGAAGGGCGACGAGCGCGTCCGGCTGAGCCTGGACGCCGTGCGCACCTCCAGCGCCCAGTTCCAGGAGCTGGCGGTCATCATCGCGGACACCGGCTCGAGCGTTCGGCAGATCTCCGCGGCGGTCAGCGCCCAGGATGCCGGCACGCACCAGATGGCGCAGGCCATCCAGGAGCTGTCCGGTCAGATGCAGCGCACGCTGAAGACCGTCCAGGAGACGCAGGAGGCCACCCGCTCCGTCCAGCTGCTGGCGGAGAGCATGTCGCTCATGGCCGACCAGACGCTCGGGGCCAACAACGGGACGGTCGCTCCCACCGCCCAGGCGCGCTGA
- a CDS encoding FHA domain-containing protein, whose protein sequence is MEKAPSDVAGARLEVAARVRDILQDVDRLVAPLDERLREEADEDEEEDNAEELDDEERSDEDAGSDDEEDSDDADDSDEEDSDDAEGSAAEEDSAEEDASDDEEDSDDEESSDDEADEGDEAPDGDESLAAKAPTPSAAQGSREGTPRPKPAAPVETTIIVQTVSGLPLHIQLDKGEPVRIARDRFIIGRGAHCDLMVKSARVSREHAVVVREGAEFFIEDLESSNGTWFDHTRITRRLISDGEEYLLGGIRVTFTLR, encoded by the coding sequence GTGGAGAAGGCACCGTCCGACGTGGCGGGCGCGCGGCTGGAGGTGGCGGCTCGCGTCCGCGACATCCTCCAGGACGTCGATCGTCTGGTGGCGCCGTTGGACGAGCGTCTTCGCGAAGAGGCGGACGAGGACGAGGAGGAGGACAACGCTGAGGAGCTGGATGACGAGGAGCGCTCCGACGAGGACGCTGGCTCGGACGACGAGGAAGACTCGGACGACGCCGACGACTCGGACGAGGAAGACTCGGACGACGCGGAGGGCTCCGCCGCCGAGGAGGACTCGGCCGAGGAAGACGCTTCGGACGACGAGGAAGACTCGGACGACGAGGAGTCGTCGGACGATGAGGCGGACGAAGGCGACGAGGCTCCCGACGGCGATGAGTCCCTGGCCGCCAAGGCGCCCACCCCGTCGGCTGCTCAGGGCTCCCGTGAGGGCACTCCGCGGCCGAAGCCCGCGGCTCCCGTGGAGACCACCATCATCGTCCAGACGGTGTCGGGGCTGCCGCTGCACATCCAGCTCGACAAGGGGGAGCCGGTGCGAATCGCGCGGGATCGCTTCATCATCGGCCGCGGAGCACACTGCGACCTGATGGTGAAGTCCGCGCGAGTCTCACGCGAGCACGCCGTCGTGGTGCGGGAAGGCGCCGAGTTCTTCATCGAGGACCTCGAATCCTCGAACGGCACCTGGTTCGACCACACCCGCATCACCCGCCGGCTCATCTCCGACGGGGAGGAGTACCTGCTCGGCGGTATCCGGGTGACCTTCACCCTGCGTTGA
- a CDS encoding thioredoxin domain-containing protein — MSEHTIELTAENFEQTTGKPGLVLVDFWAAWCGPCRAFAPTYEAVASAHPEAVFGKVDTEAHPDLGGKFDVQSIPTLIAFKDGLVVHRSSGALPKARLEALVRSLSALDSAMVSRAEENKKLTEQGIPPPGVPPEAEWDENDQEWAHGGHDEDGEKHGPWKYWRADGTLCNASNMEHGKPHGPFQRFHEGGAVSQDGQFVEGDLHGPRTWYATDGFTTERMHENGVSEQVRKTIMVYDHGRVVGVTHFDGQGRRVVPTTGEPYPDRPQGLPPEAEFREDQGQWAHVQLDKDGERHGLCRFWTPEGELVWEVEYVHGTRTGRYRSRAEGEYLDPRVAFDQGQCEDNQACGVWLLLDAAGQVVTTRDLGLAQGEEELKESPVFSNLPRTASAWREHADTCLAAKRYREAVLATARAAACEQRVEELSELLARLTLPCAPENAEAIAGQTLENAADSWAPMADTLMRGGDAGMLLRGYAVLLDQSDRPRAALDFINAALLLQPERKAWLFTRALVLLNMGLDQHALLDAQGLATVEPATATFVGTYARSLYRRSGFWPAEEKPHSTYDGLPEAPAQELTDIHRIVQKYATRLQQLRAAMLKHFKPGAILPWMPPDLSALLPGGPVELAVDEFENEEEETVSIDETLSLAQMGLPDLARGARADWNALTWLLWACGERDVVMPKAVAPPKDFGHAAGMASQRLWRCRDRRVMGGRGAQMSGAAGFEFEGVDIDALHPNLVGIAEQQYAEMQAMFMWLINASNVSPWQDNLRGS; from the coding sequence TTGAGCGAGCACACCATCGAGCTGACGGCCGAGAACTTCGAGCAGACCACAGGCAAGCCAGGCCTGGTCCTGGTGGACTTCTGGGCCGCGTGGTGCGGTCCCTGCCGGGCCTTCGCTCCCACCTACGAGGCCGTCGCGTCCGCCCACCCGGAGGCCGTCTTCGGCAAGGTGGACACCGAGGCGCACCCGGACCTGGGCGGCAAGTTCGACGTCCAGTCGATTCCCACCCTCATCGCCTTCAAGGACGGCCTCGTCGTGCACCGCTCGAGCGGCGCGCTGCCCAAGGCGCGGCTGGAGGCGCTGGTCCGGTCGCTGAGCGCGCTCGACTCCGCCATGGTGAGCAGGGCCGAGGAGAACAAGAAGCTGACGGAGCAGGGCATCCCCCCGCCGGGTGTCCCCCCCGAGGCCGAGTGGGACGAGAACGACCAGGAGTGGGCCCACGGCGGCCATGACGAGGACGGCGAGAAGCACGGCCCCTGGAAGTACTGGCGCGCGGACGGCACGCTCTGCAACGCGTCGAACATGGAGCACGGCAAGCCGCATGGCCCGTTCCAGCGCTTCCACGAGGGCGGCGCTGTTTCCCAGGACGGCCAGTTCGTGGAGGGAGACCTCCACGGGCCGCGCACCTGGTACGCCACCGACGGCTTCACCACCGAGCGGATGCACGAGAACGGCGTCTCGGAACAGGTGCGGAAGACCATCATGGTCTACGACCATGGCCGGGTGGTGGGCGTGACGCACTTCGACGGCCAGGGCCGCCGCGTGGTGCCGACCACGGGCGAGCCGTACCCCGACCGGCCCCAGGGGCTCCCTCCGGAGGCCGAGTTCCGCGAGGACCAGGGCCAGTGGGCCCACGTCCAGCTGGACAAGGACGGGGAGCGGCACGGGCTGTGCCGGTTCTGGACGCCAGAGGGGGAGCTCGTCTGGGAGGTCGAGTACGTCCACGGCACGCGCACCGGCCGCTACCGCTCACGCGCGGAAGGCGAGTATCTGGACCCGCGAGTGGCTTTCGATCAGGGCCAGTGCGAAGACAACCAGGCGTGTGGTGTCTGGTTGCTGCTCGATGCGGCCGGCCAGGTGGTGACGACGCGGGACCTGGGCCTCGCGCAGGGCGAGGAGGAGCTGAAGGAGTCGCCCGTCTTCTCCAACCTGCCCAGGACGGCGAGCGCGTGGCGCGAGCACGCCGACACGTGCCTCGCGGCGAAGCGATACCGTGAAGCGGTGCTGGCGACGGCTCGCGCGGCGGCCTGTGAGCAGCGGGTGGAGGAGTTGTCGGAGCTGCTGGCCCGGCTGACGTTGCCGTGCGCCCCGGAGAACGCGGAGGCCATCGCGGGGCAGACCCTGGAGAACGCCGCGGACAGCTGGGCGCCCATGGCCGACACCCTCATGCGCGGTGGCGATGCGGGCATGCTGCTTCGCGGGTACGCGGTGCTGCTCGACCAGTCCGACCGCCCCCGCGCGGCGCTCGACTTCATCAACGCGGCGCTGCTGCTCCAGCCGGAGCGCAAGGCCTGGCTGTTCACCCGGGCCCTCGTCCTGCTGAACATGGGGCTCGACCAGCACGCCCTGCTGGATGCCCAGGGGCTGGCGACGGTGGAGCCCGCCACCGCGACGTTTGTCGGGACGTACGCGCGGAGTCTCTACCGCCGAAGCGGGTTCTGGCCGGCGGAGGAGAAGCCTCACTCGACGTATGACGGCCTCCCCGAGGCGCCCGCGCAGGAGCTGACGGACATCCACCGCATCGTCCAGAAGTACGCAACTCGGTTGCAGCAGCTGCGCGCGGCGATGCTGAAGCACTTCAAGCCCGGGGCGATCCTCCCGTGGATGCCGCCAGACCTGTCCGCCCTGCTGCCTGGCGGGCCGGTGGAGCTGGCCGTGGATGAGTTCGAGAACGAGGAGGAGGAGACGGTCTCCATCGATGAGACGCTCTCCCTGGCTCAGATGGGGCTCCCGGACCTTGCCCGGGGGGCTCGCGCCGACTGGAACGCGCTCACGTGGTTGCTGTGGGCGTGTGGAGAGCGCGACGTCGTCATGCCGAAGGCGGTGGCGCCTCCGAAAGACTTCGGTCATGCCGCCGGCATGGCCAGCCAGCGACTGTGGCGCTGCAGGGATCGCCGGGTGATGGGCGGGAGGGGCGCGCAGATGTCGGGCGCGGCGGGCTTCGAGTTCGAGGGGGTGGACATCGATGCGCTCCACCCGAATCTGGTGGGCATCGCCGAGCAGCAGTATGCCGAGATGCAGGCGATGTTCATGTGGTTGATCAACGCGTCCAATGTTTCGCCCTGGCAGGACAACCTGAGGGGGAGCTGA
- the uvrA gene encoding excinuclease ABC subunit UvrA, whose protein sequence is MRKLRDLQPPEASSDTRTGYVRVRGAREHNLKNVDVEIPRDALVVFTGVSGSGKSSLAFGTLYAEAQRRYFESVAPYARRLIDQAGVPEVDSIDGLPPAVALQQHRGSPTSRSSVGSVTTIANSLRLLYSRAGTYPPHQPHLDSDAFSPNTPAGACPNCHGLGRVYEVTEQSMVPDDSLTLRERAVAAWPPAWHGQNLRDILVTLGYDVDRPWRELPKKDREWILFTDEQPTVPVYAGFTPEETRRALKRKEPPSYMGTFTGARKYVLQTFATTQSALMKKRVSRYMVSGACRVCEGKRLRRESLSVTFAGLDIGELSQLPLKRVAEILRPAADGTAPGAAKLAREHPEKALVAARIAKDLLARISVLTELGLGYLSLERSTPTLSPGELQRLRLATQVRSNLFGVVYVLDEPSAGLHPADTESLLKALDQLKGSGNSLFVVEHEVDVIRNADWIVDVGPAAGEKGGRILYSGPLEGLAAVEASQTRRYLFGAGTRLRRTPREPRGWLRLEGVTRNNLHGLDVEFPLGVFTTVTGVSGSGKSSLVSQVLVELVAEQLGHEVPLDEEEGEELERSVVLTTGGRIAKGMEGLKRLVRVDQKPIGRTPRSNLATYTGLFDSVRKLFAATPAARARRYDVGRFSFNVAKGRCETCEGEGFVSVELLFLPSVYAPCPACHGARYNAKTLEIQYRGKNIAEVLGMTVDAAHTFFADEPQVLRSLGVLREVGLGYLRLGQPATELSGGEAQRIKLATELQRVQRGNTLYILDEPTTGLHPADVDKLMTQLDGLVEAGNTVILVEHDMRVVAASDWVIDMGPGAGDEGGRVVVSGTPAQVARASASRTAPFLASVVG, encoded by the coding sequence ATGCGCAAACTCCGCGACCTTCAGCCACCCGAGGCTTCGAGCGACACCCGGACGGGCTACGTCCGCGTCCGCGGCGCCCGGGAGCACAACCTCAAGAACGTGGATGTCGAAATCCCCCGAGACGCCCTGGTCGTCTTCACCGGCGTGTCCGGCTCGGGCAAGTCGTCGCTGGCCTTCGGGACGCTCTACGCGGAGGCGCAGCGCCGGTACTTCGAGTCCGTGGCCCCCTATGCCCGGCGGCTCATCGACCAGGCGGGCGTGCCGGAGGTCGACTCCATCGACGGCCTGCCTCCCGCGGTGGCCCTCCAGCAGCACCGGGGCTCTCCCACGTCCCGCTCGTCGGTGGGCAGCGTCACCACCATCGCCAACTCGCTGCGCCTCCTGTACTCGCGCGCCGGGACGTATCCGCCCCATCAGCCGCACCTCGACTCGGACGCGTTCTCGCCCAACACGCCGGCGGGGGCGTGTCCCAACTGCCACGGGCTGGGCCGCGTCTACGAGGTGACCGAGCAGTCCATGGTGCCGGATGACTCGCTGACCCTCCGCGAGCGCGCCGTCGCCGCGTGGCCGCCCGCGTGGCACGGCCAGAACCTGCGCGACATCCTGGTGACGCTTGGCTACGACGTGGACCGCCCCTGGCGCGAGCTGCCGAAGAAGGACCGGGAGTGGATCCTCTTCACGGACGAGCAGCCCACCGTCCCCGTCTACGCGGGCTTCACCCCGGAGGAGACGCGTCGCGCCCTCAAGCGCAAGGAACCGCCCAGCTACATGGGGACCTTCACGGGCGCCCGGAAGTACGTGCTGCAGACCTTCGCCACCACGCAGAGCGCGCTGATGAAGAAGCGCGTGTCGCGGTACATGGTGAGCGGGGCGTGCCGCGTCTGCGAGGGCAAGCGGCTGCGCCGCGAGTCGCTGTCCGTCACCTTCGCGGGCCTCGACATCGGCGAGCTGTCCCAGCTGCCGCTGAAGCGCGTCGCGGAGATTCTCCGGCCCGCGGCGGACGGCACGGCGCCCGGGGCCGCGAAGCTGGCCCGGGAACACCCGGAGAAGGCGCTGGTCGCCGCGCGCATCGCCAAGGACCTGCTGGCGCGCATCAGCGTGCTGACGGAGCTGGGCCTGGGCTACCTGTCGCTGGAGCGCAGCACGCCGACGCTCTCGCCCGGGGAGCTGCAGCGCCTGCGGCTCGCCACCCAGGTGCGCTCCAACCTGTTCGGCGTGGTGTACGTGCTGGACGAGCCCTCCGCGGGCCTCCATCCCGCGGACACCGAGTCGCTGCTGAAGGCGCTGGACCAGCTGAAGGGCTCGGGCAACTCGCTGTTCGTGGTGGAGCACGAGGTGGATGTCATCCGGAACGCCGACTGGATTGTCGACGTCGGACCGGCCGCGGGCGAGAAGGGCGGGCGCATCCTTTATAGTGGTCCACTCGAAGGGCTCGCGGCCGTGGAGGCGTCCCAGACGCGGCGCTACCTCTTCGGCGCCGGGACGCGGCTGCGTCGCACCCCGCGCGAGCCCCGGGGCTGGCTCCGCCTGGAAGGCGTCACCCGCAACAACCTGCACGGCCTGGACGTGGAGTTCCCGCTGGGCGTCTTCACCACGGTGACGGGCGTCTCCGGCTCGGGGAAGTCGAGCCTCGTCAGCCAGGTGCTGGTGGAGCTGGTCGCCGAGCAGCTCGGCCATGAAGTTCCGCTGGACGAGGAGGAGGGCGAGGAGCTGGAGCGCTCCGTCGTGCTCACCACGGGCGGCCGCATCGCTAAGGGGATGGAGGGCCTCAAGCGACTGGTGCGCGTCGACCAGAAGCCGATTGGACGCACGCCGCGCTCCAACCTCGCGACGTACACGGGGCTCTTCGACAGCGTGCGCAAGCTCTTCGCGGCGACTCCGGCGGCGCGGGCGCGGCGCTACGACGTCGGGCGCTTCTCCTTCAACGTGGCCAAGGGCCGCTGTGAGACGTGTGAGGGCGAGGGCTTCGTGAGCGTCGAGCTGCTCTTCCTGCCCAGCGTCTATGCGCCATGCCCCGCGTGTCACGGCGCCCGCTACAACGCGAAGACGCTGGAGATTCAGTACCGGGGCAAGAACATCGCCGAGGTGCTGGGGATGACGGTCGACGCGGCCCACACGTTCTTCGCGGACGAGCCGCAGGTGCTGCGCTCGCTCGGCGTGCTGCGCGAGGTGGGCCTGGGCTACCTGCGCCTGGGCCAGCCCGCCACCGAGCTGTCCGGCGGCGAGGCCCAGCGCATCAAGCTCGCCACCGAGCTGCAGCGGGTTCAGCGCGGCAACACGCTCTACATCCTGGACGAGCCCACCACGGGGCTGCATCCCGCCGACGTGGACAAGCTGATGACGCAGCTGGATGGGCTGGTCGAGGCGGGCAACACCGTCATCCTCGTCGAGCACGACATGCGCGTGGTGGCCGCGAGCGACTGGGTCATCGACATGGGCCCGGGCGCGGGTGACGAGGGTGGCCGGGTGGTGGTGTCCGGCACGCCCGCCCAGGTCGCCAGGGCGTCCGCGAGCCGCACGGCGCCGTTCCTGGCGAGCGTCGTGGGCTGA